The DNA sequence gtggttaggatgatgatgatggtggtgatgatgttggtggtgatgatggtggggttggtgatgatgatggtggtggttatgatgatggtggtggtagtgatggtggtgatgatgatgatgatgatggtggtggttatgatgatgatgttggtagtgatgatgatgttggtagtgatgatgatgttggtggtgatgatgatggtggtggttgtgatgatgatgatggtggtagtgatgatgttggtggtgatgatgatggtggtggttatgatgatgatgatggtggtagtgatgatgatggtggtagtgatggtgatgatgatggtggtagttatgatgatgatggtggtagtgatgatgatgttggtggtgatgatgatgatgatggtggttatgatgatgatgatggtggtggtgatgatgacgacgacggtggtgatgatgatgatgacggtgATGATGATGAATACTCTCCTCCCCCTGCCTTCTGTCCCTGTACAGGCCAGAGAGCCCAAGGCTCTGATGAAGATTCACACCCTGAATGCCTCCTTCCAGCCTGGGAAGATCGGCCAGCCTCACGGCCTGCAGGTCACCTATCTGAAGGACAACAGCACTAGGAATATCTTTGTCTACCACAAGGATGGCAAGGTGAGGTTAACAAATTTGAGGCGATGTTGTGTGGTCGTTGGGTGTTCGCTTGGCTGCTGCTGGACACAAATAGACAGTCAGGAATGTACAGTCGACTCCTGGACCATGTTCATTAGGGTGCTCAacagaataaaaaataacatttggaTCTAGAAACGAAAATGACGTCTCTTATTGGATGAGTTgaagtagtccctccctgttccaattagtttttcttttgtttggtgtctaatgaacacgaccctgagCAATGCAGGTCAACAGTCCCATATCAAGTATGATGGGACTGTTGACCTGCATTGCTCAGGGTCGTGTTCAAGATGACATTCTCTTGACTTGCTCTGGATATCTGCATGCTCCGGAATGGTTCATTTGCATTCACACAAGTCCCACAAAATTACATTCATTTAGGTCATGTGTGTTcagcacactgtagcaaaacatttttcaacagaaaacataaatgagcatttcttattggtCAAGTTCAGTAAGTACCTCCCTGGTTCACTCAGTTTTAAAGCGTTTTCTTCTGTTTCCTGGAGAACACCACCCAGGAGTGGACTGTCTATTGACTGTCAGGAGCATTTGTGTTGTGAAGTGGCTGGCAGCTGAGTAGGAGTATATTTCCTCTGcaggacatactgtacattgCAATTGCATGCCTTTAAATACATCGTTAACCCAGTAGGAAATAGTCTGAAATCAAAGTCGACTACTGTTTACAGTAATGGTGGATTATTGCCAGGAAAGAGTCTCTATCGGGTGTCAGTGTGTATGGAGATTGGGTCGTGTTCAGTGTAGGTAGCACAAAAAGTTGCCTTGCGTTTCATGCCCTTTGAACAGGACCCAGATCATGTTAGCATGTCTGTTGTGTTTTAAGGAAATGGTGGACTGGTTCAACGCCATCAGAGCAGCCAGATTTCACTACCTACAGGTCGCTTTCCCTGGGGCCCATCACGCTGATGTGAGTCTCTCTCATTATCTTATTGTTCTCTCATTAATCCCTCAGTTCCTTCCTCTCTAGTATACAcaggtattatatacagctggctCAATTCTGCTCCCTACCCCTTCTCCTTGGCCTTAACCCTTCAATGTTTGCATATCCCAAGGGTCTTGATAGATATTAGCAGTGTACTGGTGTATCTTCCATCCTATTGCTTATACCTTATGGATCTGCAAACATGGAAGGGGGCCCTAACCCTTCCATGTTTGAAATGAGAAGGGGTAGGGAGGGAATTGGGAATGGCTACACTCCATCACATGGTCACAGAATAAAACATTTCTCCTTCTTCTCATGTATTCGTCCAGTTGGTGCCAAAGCTGACACGAAACTATATCAAGGAAGGCTACATGGAGAAGACGGGTCCAAAGGTGATGTCTTTTAATACTTACACTTTAGTTACTTACACTTTAGTTACTTACACTTTAGTTACTTTGTGACACAGCACTTAATGCTTCTAACTTTATCAGCCCATCGGGTTTCACTGCGAATGGGGTTTAATTTGTACCACACAAACCTACCGCATTAATAATGGCCATGTACAACAGTATATTTGCTGGGCCTGTGAGCTGAATGCTTGCCTTGTACTGCTTGGTGTGGATAATGAATTGGTATTCCAGTATGTGATCCTGTATGTAAGCCAATAAAGCCATTAGTTATGAGAGTACAATAATAATGCATTATCACAGTTGTAAACAACGTTTCTTCATTAAAGAGAATGATCTCATTGAACAGAAAGACAATACATTTAGGTGAATCATTAGCAACTGAACTTCTGTACAGCCTCTTTAATTCCTTCAACCTCGGTCTCCTGTTTCCCTCTTACAGCACACAGAGGGCTTCAAGAAGAGATGGTTCTCTATGGATGACAGGAGACTCATGTACTTCAAGGATCCTCTGGTAAGATAGTCAGTGGGTAAATTAGGTGCCATGTCATATGGGTCAAAGAGATGGTGCTGTACCATTTCAGTACTATTAGTAACACTTTATTTAGGGCTTACGGTTCAACAGGCTCCAAAAATAGAAATGTAGCACTTATAGTACAGTGGTACTGAACTAATGTTATTTCCATGTCATATTATGCAAACAAACATACCCAAATTATTTATTGGACCTCATATACAATGTGGCTGATCAGACGCGCACACGTAACAGGTAAACACAGAcccagtcttgtataactaacctttaagggacacacaattcagtccaattcaaaatcctattttccctaacccctaaccctaaacttaaccttaacccttaaccaaaaaacctaacctaacctttgcccttaacctaaccctaaaacgaaccatagctcctaaccctggacctaaacctaattctaaccttaaccctaaactcctTAGTTCACCCatggtcaaatgctatttctaacGAAATGTCCCAagttggtcaaatttttgtttgtttactattcttgcggagacttctggtccccacaagtatagttaaacacgtacacacacacacacacacacacacacacacacacacacacacacacacacacacacacacacacacacaacacacacacacacacacacacacacacacacacacacacactgagtctcctctcctctgtttctttgTGAGGATGCCTATGCGCGCGGTGAGGTGTTCATTGGTAGTAAGGAGAACAGCTACATTGTGCTACCCGGCCTTCCCCCATCCACCCAGGGCTACCACTGGCAGTTTGGCATCACCATAGTAACGCCCGACAGGAAGTTCCTGTTTACGTGCGAGACcgaggaggagcagcaggatTGGATGGCTGCTTTTCAGGGTTTGGTGAATCGACCTATGCTGCCCCAGGAATATGCAGGTAACCATTCACATGGCTCTACCCAGGATTTGT is a window from the Oncorhynchus kisutch isolate 150728-3 unplaced genomic scaffold, Okis_V2 Okis06b-Okis10b_hom, whole genome shotgun sequence genome containing:
- the LOC109884190 gene encoding arf-GAP with dual PH domain-containing protein 1 isoform X2, which encodes MASNGNNAAKAKYEQKVPVFYYRPTHTDCQLLREQWIRARYERKEFVCVERQEPYSAGYREGFLWKRGRDNGQFLSRKCILSERDGALKYYNKHDAREPKALMKIHTLNASFQPGKIGQPHGLQVTYLKDNSTRNIFVYHKDGKEMVDWFNAIRAARFHYLQVAFPGAHHADLVPKLTRNYIKEGYMEKTGPKHTEGFKKRWFSMDDRRLMYFKDPLDAYARGEVFIGSKENSYIVLPGLPPSTQGYHWQFGITIVTPDRKFLFTCETEEEQQDWMAAFQGLVNRPMLPQEYAVEAHFKHKP
- the LOC109884190 gene encoding arf-GAP with dual PH domain-containing protein 1 isoform X1 is translated as MATDQENNKQRMIKLLERPGNGSCVDCGAADPEWASYTLGVFVCQSCSGLHRNISQISKVKSVLLDPWSDAEVEFMASNGNNAAKAKYEQKVPVFYYRPTHTDCQLLREQWIRARYERKEFVCVERQEPYSAGYREGFLWKRGRDNGQFLSRKCILSERDGALKYYNKHDAREPKALMKIHTLNASFQPGKIGQPHGLQVTYLKDNSTRNIFVYHKDGKEMVDWFNAIRAARFHYLQVAFPGAHHADLVPKLTRNYIKEGYMEKTGPKHTEGFKKRWFSMDDRRLMYFKDPLDAYARGEVFIGSKENSYIVLPGLPPSTQGYHWQFGITIVTPDRKFLFTCETEEEQQDWMAAFQGLVNRPMLPQEYAVEAHFKHKP